A genomic window from Nicotiana sylvestris chromosome 11, ASM39365v2, whole genome shotgun sequence includes:
- the LOC138881202 gene encoding uncharacterized protein, giving the protein MTHQVSTIVHSIAPKFEDPGDFTIPCTIRSAEFANTLCDLRASINLMLYSIFKTLGIGKQKPTSTRLQMVDRTMKRQWGVIKDVLVRVDKFILPADFVILDCEVDYEVSIILGRSFLAMGKALVDVEAGELTFRVGDEKVFFHACKSMRQPNNNEVCSFVDLVTDMIVDETSVVMNVDDTFLAQL; this is encoded by the coding sequence atgactcatcaagtgagtacAATTGTGCATTCAATTGCTCCCAAATTTGAAGATCCCGGTGATTTCACAATCCCTTGTACCATTAGAAGTGCCGAGTTTGCTAATACTCTTTGTGATCTtagggcaagtatcaatttgatgctctATTcgattttcaagactttgggaattgggaaacAAAAACCCACATCTACGAGATTACAAATGGTCGATCGTACCATGAAGAGACAATGGGGAGTGATTAAGGATGTAttggttcgtgttgataaattcattcttccggcggattttgtcattcttgattgtgaggttgactATGAGGTATCGATTATTCTTGGGAGATCTTTCCTTGCTATGGGGAAGGCTCTAGTTGATGTTGAAGCCGGAGAACTTACCTTCcgggttggtgatgaaaaagtgttTTTCCATGCGTGTAAGTCTATGAGGCAACCCAATAAcaatgaggtgtgctcttttgtggacttgGTGACCGATATGATAGTGGATGAAACAAGTGTTGTGATGAATGTTGATGATACATTTCTTGCTCAACTTTGA